The Saliniradius amylolyticus DNA segment GGCGGCTTCCAGGGTCATATCGCTGCCGGAGACTACGCCGACCTGGGCCAGGGCGTTGCCGGTGGCGTAGCCGGCCATGTTGACCTTGCCTTTTAAACACTGGGTGCAGTTAAGCACGACGATGCCGTTGTCTCTGGCGTAGGCCAGTTCATCCAAAAGGGCCTTGTTCTGAGGGGCGTTGCCCACACCGTAGCTTAGCAATATCAACGCTTTTACCGGCTGTTGCAGGGTGTTTCTTACCACTTCGGCGCTGATTCCGGGATATAGGGTGATCACGCCAATTGGCTGCGGAGTGACTGAGCGTACATGCAATGGTTTGTTGCTGGGCTGGCTGAGTTTGCCCTGACGCAGTTCGATGTTGATCCCCGCTTCGATCAGCGGCGGGAAGTTTGGGGAGGCGAAGGCGTCAAAACCGTCGGCGTGGATCTTACGGCTGCGATTCCCGCGAAACAGCTGGTTATTAAAAAACAGGCTGACTTCGGCAATGGGGTAGTTGGCGGCCAGATACAGGGCGTTTAACAGGTTCACCTGACCGTCGCTGCGCAGCTCGGCCAGTGGGATCTGGGAGCCGGTCACAATCACAGGCTTGGATAAGTCCTCCAGCATAAAGGACAGGGCCGAGGCGGTATACGCCATGGTGTCGGTGCCGTGCAGGATAATAAAACCGTCGTATTGGTCGTAATTAGCTCGAATGTCCTCGGCGATCTGCTGCCAGTCGTTGGGGCTCATATCCGATGAGTCGATCAACTGGTCGTATTCGTGGATGGTGAACTGAGGCATTTCCGGGCGATGGAACTCGGGCATTTTGCTTAATGTCTGACTCAGGAAGCCGGGCACACAGACATAGCCTTTATCGGAAGGATGCATGCCTATGGTGCCGCCGGTGTAGGCCACGTAAATATTCTTTTTCACTGTCACAATCCGATGATGCGTTTGCCCTATAGTGTAACCCGAATCACTGGTCCTTTGATGCCCGTGGGCGCTGGATTTTTCATCATTTGGTGTGCATTTGCTACATTTACGGGTCCAGGCATAGCTTTTGGGATAATCTTTGTGGTATTTATGAATAGTTACAATGTGATAGACGGATGACTCAATGTTGCCAGAGAAGCGATCGACGCCTGACACATGCCGGTGTGGTGGCAAGCCCAAAGGCCCGGAAAAATTGCACGTAGGGCGGGATCGCTGGTTGATTGAGTGTACAGTCAGTCGCTGTTATGCCCGTAATATCGGGCAGGGTAGAGCCGATGTGGTTCAAGGCTGGAATCGGCTCAGCAGCAGTTTTTATCGGTAATAAACAGTAGCACCTTTGGTGGGACATAGAGGGCTCTCAAATTACTCAGGAGCTTCCCCTTGATTAACATTTTTTTAGTGGATGACCACGATATTGTTCGCTTTGGCATTCGCTCACTGCTGGATAAAGAAAAAGACATTAAAGTGGTGGGTGAGGCCGACAACGGCGAAGATGCGGTAAAACAATGTAGGGCATTAGAACCGGATATGGTGTTGATGGACCTGGATATGCCAGGGTTGGGTGGTATGGAGGCCACAAAACGCATTCTGCACCATTGCCCGGATACCCGAGTGCTTTTCTTGTCTATGCACAAGGATAATGCCTTGCCTGCCAAAGTGATGGAAACCGGTGCGTGGGGGTATATCACCAAGGACGCCGGGCCTCAGCAGATGTTGCAGGCCATTTTCAAAGTTCATTCAGGCCAGAAATTTCTGACGCCCGAAATGGCGCAGCAAATTGCCATTAGTCGCTGTGGCGGTGACAGCCAGAATCCCTTTGAAAAGCTCTCCCAGAGAGAGATGGAGATTATGCTGATGCTGACGCGGGGCGAGCGGGTGCTGGATATTGCTGCTAAGTTCAATGTCACGCCCAAAACCGTGAATACTCACAGATACCGGATGTTTGATAAGTTAGGGGTCTCCGGCGATGTGGAACTGACCCGGCTGGCCATCAAACACAACGTGATCAGCTCCGATATTTAATGAGCCAAACCTCTGCCTTTAACCACAAGGCTTTCTTGAAACACCTGACCGAACAGCCCGGCGTGTACCGTATGTACAACGCCGCCGGTGAGGTGATCTATGTGGGTAAGGCCAAGAACCTCAAACGGCGTGTGGCCAGTTATTTTCGTACTAACGTGGGCAGCGTTAAAACCGAGTCTCTGGTAAAACAGATTGCCGATATGGATGTAACGGTGACCCATTCGGAAGCCGAAGCCTTTATCCTCGAAAATAATTACATCAAGAAGTATAAGCCCCGGTATAACATTCTGCTGAGGGATGATAAGTCGTACCCTTATATTGTGCTTACCGATCATCAACATCCGCGGCTCACAATGCACCGCGGCTCGCGCAAGCTCAAAGGCGAGTATTTTGGCCCTTACCCCAGTGCCTGGTCGGTCCGCGAAAGCCTGCGTACCATGCAGAAATTGTTTCCGGTACGTCAGTGTCAGGACAGTTACTATCAGGCCCGCACCCGGCCTTGCTTACAGTATCAGTTAAAACGCTGTGCCGGACCTTGCGTGAAGGGGCTGGTTACTGATGAAGAGTATCAGCAGCAGGTGGACCTGGCACGCAAGTTTCTGAAGGGTAAGAGCAGCGAGGTGATTGATGAGCTGGTAAACCGAATGGAAGCGGCCAGCCAAGAGTTGCGCTTTGAGGCAGCAGCACGCTATCGGGACCAGATTTCTGCCATGCGCAAGGTGCAGGAACAGCAGTGGGTCAGTGGTGATCAGCCGGAGATGGATGTGTTTGGTATCGCCTCCGCTCCCGGTCTTGCCTGTATTCAGGGCTTTTTTATTCGTGATAATAAGTTGTTGGGTAACAAAAGCTTTTTCCCAAAGGTACCGGCAGACTCCTCGCCGGAAGAGATCTTCCAGGCGTTCTTGTTGCAGTTTTACCTGGCGGGCAATAAGTCCATTCCCAAACAAATTGTGGTGCCGGTGCCTTTGCAAGAGCAGGACACCATCGCATCGTTGCTGGCTGAGCAGGCCGGGCACTCGGTGAGTTTTTACCGTGGCGCGCGGGACGAGCGACGCCGCTATCTGCAACTGGCGAATACCAATGCCCAGACGGCGCTGGAGTCGCGTCAGAACAGTCAAAAGTCCGTTGTGGCGCGGTATCAGGAGCTGGAGCAGACGCTGGAGCTGGAGTCACCTGTTCAGCGTATGGAATGCTTTGACATCAGCCATACCTCCGGCCAACAGACGGTGGCTTCCTGTGTGGTATTTAATCGGGAGGGGCCGTTTAAGGCCGATTACCGACGCTATAACATTGAGGGTATTACACCTGGCGACGACTATGCCGCCATGGCTCAGGCGTTGCGCCGCCGTTATCGCAATGTAAAGGACGACAGTAAGATTCCGGATATTTTGCTTATCGACGGCGGTAAAGGGCAGCTGGCTCAGGCCGAGGCCCAGTTTGAGGATTGGCCTCATGACAAAATGCCACTACTTATCGGTGTTGCCAAAGGCACCAGCCGAAAACCCGGCCTTGAAACTCTCATCTTGGCCGGAAATCATGCTACTATCCCGCTGCCTGCAGATTCGATAGCGTTGCATTTAATTCAGCATATCCGCGACGAAGCCCATCGCTTTGCCATCAGCGGTCACCGGCAACGCCGGCAGAAAGCCAAAACTAAGTCCCGGCTGGAGTCTATTCCCGGAGTGGGCGCGAAGCGCCGTCAGGTGATGCTGAAGTACCTGGGCGGAATGCAGGAGGTGCTAAATGCCAGCACCAGCGAATTGGCCAAGGTGCCGGGTATCAGTCAGGCGCTGGCCGAAGCCATTTACGAACATTTACATCAATAATTGGAAAGCAGCGTTACATGTGGACAGTACCGAACATTCTTACCCTTCTCCGAGTGCTGCTGGTACCGGTTTTTGTCGTCGTTTATTTCCTGGATTGGCGCTGGGCCCATCAGGCCGGGGCCTTTATCTTCTGGTTTGCGGCGATCACCGATTGGTTTGATGGTTATCTGGCCCGTCGCTTGGGGCAATTTACGCCCTTTGGGGCCTTTTTGGATCCGGTAGCGGACAAGTTGATCGTAGGGGCTGCCCTGATAATGGTGGCTCATACTTACGACAGCCTGTGGGTGACGATCCCAGCTATCTTATTAATGTCGCGAGAGCTGTTTATTTCCGCTCTCAGAGAGTGGATGGCTGAGTCAGGGCAAAAGGAGATGGTTAAGGTTTCCTTTATCGGCAAAGCCAAGACGATGGCTCAGATGCTGGCGCTTATCGGCTTGCTGTCGGAGTTGGAGACCTTTATGGGGGTCACCATTTATTGGGTCACGCTGGGGCATATTTTGCTGTGGTTGGCGACGGCGTTATCGGTATGGTCTATGGCGATCTACCTGATGGCGGCCTGGAAGTTTTTACTGGTCAAAAGCGACGCCTAACAACGTTTTTTGTTGGAAAATAGGC contains these protein-coding regions:
- the uvrC gene encoding excinuclease ABC subunit UvrC, translating into MSQTSAFNHKAFLKHLTEQPGVYRMYNAAGEVIYVGKAKNLKRRVASYFRTNVGSVKTESLVKQIADMDVTVTHSEAEAFILENNYIKKYKPRYNILLRDDKSYPYIVLTDHQHPRLTMHRGSRKLKGEYFGPYPSAWSVRESLRTMQKLFPVRQCQDSYYQARTRPCLQYQLKRCAGPCVKGLVTDEEYQQQVDLARKFLKGKSSEVIDELVNRMEAASQELRFEAAARYRDQISAMRKVQEQQWVSGDQPEMDVFGIASAPGLACIQGFFIRDNKLLGNKSFFPKVPADSSPEEIFQAFLLQFYLAGNKSIPKQIVVPVPLQEQDTIASLLAEQAGHSVSFYRGARDERRRYLQLANTNAQTALESRQNSQKSVVARYQELEQTLELESPVQRMECFDISHTSGQQTVASCVVFNREGPFKADYRRYNIEGITPGDDYAAMAQALRRRYRNVKDDSKIPDILLIDGGKGQLAQAEAQFEDWPHDKMPLLIGVAKGTSRKPGLETLILAGNHATIPLPADSIALHLIQHIRDEAHRFAISGHRQRRQKAKTKSRLESIPGVGAKRRQVMLKYLGGMQEVLNASTSELAKVPGISQALAEAIYEHLHQ
- the pgsA gene encoding CDP-diacylglycerol--glycerol-3-phosphate 3-phosphatidyltransferase, whose translation is MWTVPNILTLLRVLLVPVFVVVYFLDWRWAHQAGAFIFWFAAITDWFDGYLARRLGQFTPFGAFLDPVADKLIVGAALIMVAHTYDSLWVTIPAILLMSRELFISALREWMAESGQKEMVKVSFIGKAKTMAQMLALIGLLSELETFMGVTIYWVTLGHILLWLATALSVWSMAIYLMAAWKFLLVKSDA
- the ansA gene encoding asparaginase, with product MKKNIYVAYTGGTIGMHPSDKGYVCVPGFLSQTLSKMPEFHRPEMPQFTIHEYDQLIDSSDMSPNDWQQIAEDIRANYDQYDGFIILHGTDTMAYTASALSFMLEDLSKPVIVTGSQIPLAELRSDGQVNLLNALYLAANYPIAEVSLFFNNQLFRGNRSRKIHADGFDAFASPNFPPLIEAGINIELRQGKLSQPSNKPLHVRSVTPQPIGVITLYPGISAEVVRNTLQQPVKALILLSYGVGNAPQNKALLDELAYARDNGIVVLNCTQCLKGKVNMAGYATGNALAQVGVVSGSDMTLEAALAKLHYLLSQDLSVDEIKNALKQNLRGEVTE
- the uvrY gene encoding UvrY/SirA/GacA family response regulator transcription factor; its protein translation is MINIFLVDDHDIVRFGIRSLLDKEKDIKVVGEADNGEDAVKQCRALEPDMVLMDLDMPGLGGMEATKRILHHCPDTRVLFLSMHKDNALPAKVMETGAWGYITKDAGPQQMLQAIFKVHSGQKFLTPEMAQQIAISRCGGDSQNPFEKLSQREMEIMLMLTRGERVLDIAAKFNVTPKTVNTHRYRMFDKLGVSGDVELTRLAIKHNVISSDI